Within the Comamonadaceae bacterium OTU4NAUVB1 genome, the region CCGGAGACAGCCACCGCAGCTCAAGGCAAGTTCTCCGACCGCTTCGATGCGTCGGAGTTCGTGTCCGCCGCGCGCGTGCATCTCGGCCTGTCCAGCGAGGACGCCGAAGCGCTCAGCATGACCGAGTTCCAGACCATGTTCGAGATGAAGTTCCCGGACAAGAACAACCAGAAGCGCGACGTGCCCACCCGGGCCGAGTACGAGGCGGGCATGGCTCGCTTCAAGGGGAACACGGATGGCTGAGAACGTCGGGTCGATCTTTTACGACGTCACCCTGGAGACGGCTGGACTGGTCGAGGGGCAGCGCCGGGTCGACCAGCAGACGAAGAAGGTCACCGACAGCCTGAACACGGCCGGCACTGCGGCCGAGAAGGCAGGGCAGAAGTTCACCGCGACCGGCGTCGGGCTGCGCACCACCGGCGCCGAGTTCGGCAAGACAGGATCGGCTGCACAGGCGGCCGGATCCTCGTTCCGTGGTGCCGCGACCGAGGCGGAAGGCCTGAACACGCGACTGAACGCGCTGGCCGTGGCCGTCCGGGTCCTGGCCGCTGCCTACGCGGTCATGAAAGCCGCTCAGCTGGCCGACGACATTCGCTTGATGTCAGCCCGTGTCGACGTCGCGGCAGACAGTGCCGAGGCGGGCGGGGCCGCCATGGCGCGGCTGGTCGCCATCAGCCGCGACACCCAGACAGCCGTCTCGGCCAACGTCGAGGTCTTCACCCGCCTGAACCAGTCGCTGCTGCAAATGGGGGGCACGCAGAACGACACGCTGCGTATCACCGAACTGCTGGGCAAGGCCATCAAAGTGTCGGGCGCCTCAGCCGTCGAGGCCAAGGCCGCCATGCTGCAGTTCGGCCAGGCGCTCGGGTCCGGCAAGCTCCAGGGCGATGAGCTGAAGTCGTTGATGGAGACGGCGCCCTACCTGATGAAGAAGCTGGCGGACGGCATCGGCGTGCCTGTCGGCGCTCTCAAGAAGATGGGCGAGGAGGGCAAGCTGACGGCTGATGTCGTCGTGAACGCCCTGAGCAAAGCCGCCTCGAAGATCGAGGCTGACTTCGAGAAATTTCCCCAGACCGTCGCTGGCGCCCTGCAGGTCACAAGCGATGCGGCGGGGCGTGCAAACGAGAAGCTCGACACCCTCACGGGCTCCAGTGCCGCACTGACCGGCATCGCCAAGGGCACGGGGGAGATGTTCGATGAGCTGGCAACGCAGTTCGAAAACGCCACCACCGAGTCCGACAAGCTGGGTCGCAACGATTCGATCCAAAACTGGGCGACCACCGCCAAGACGTTTCTTTCGTACGTGGTCGATGCTGCAGACTTGGTCTGGCAGACCCTGAGCGTGCTCGGCCGCAACGTGGCGTTCGTCTTCCAGTCCATCGGCGCAGAGATCGGCGGCATCGGGGCGCAGGTCAAGGCGGTGATGTCGGGAGACTTCGCCGGCGCCAAGGCGATTGGCCAGGCCATGGTGGCTGATTCGGCGGGGCGGCGCGCCACCCTGGATGCCGCCGATGCCAAGACCCTGTCTGGGGCGAAGCTGGCTGGCCAGAAGATGCGCGACGCCTGGGAGGCGGGAGCCGGGAAGCCGAAGGCAGTCGAGACCGGTAAGCCTTCCAATCTGCGAGCGGCTGGCGGCGGGGACGACAAGGAGGCCGGCAAGTTCGCCGCGCGCGCCGAGGCCGCCAAGGCGT harbors:
- a CDS encoding tape measure protein; the protein is MAENVGSIFYDVTLETAGLVEGQRRVDQQTKKVTDSLNTAGTAAEKAGQKFTATGVGLRTTGAEFGKTGSAAQAAGSSFRGAATEAEGLNTRLNALAVAVRVLAAAYAVMKAAQLADDIRLMSARVDVAADSAEAGGAAMARLVAISRDTQTAVSANVEVFTRLNQSLLQMGGTQNDTLRITELLGKAIKVSGASAVEAKAAMLQFGQALGSGKLQGDELKSLMETAPYLMKKLADGIGVPVGALKKMGEEGKLTADVVVNALSKAASKIEADFEKFPQTVAGALQVTSDAAGRANEKLDTLTGSSAALTGIAKGTGEMFDELATQFENATTESDKLGRNDSIQNWATTAKTFLSYVVDAADLVWQTLSVLGRNVAFVFQSIGAEIGGIGAQVKAVMSGDFAGAKAIGQAMVADSAGRRATLDAADAKTLSGAKLAGQKMRDAWEAGAGKPKAVETGKPSNLRAAGGGDDKEAGKFAARAEAAKAYYEGLVAENSFAIDKIDAQERKALAENAKRAATDKENAEIYAKAKIEIQKKFARERALVEEKNVQGIADLNIATTIDETQKVERIRDEAIRRANVAEKTGSATPEEAARARKLATFQADKALGELADRNDQARAEAAILLTQSEEGRILLIRDEAIRQAEAAYQRGATTFEEAETKKLAAAREAIAQQKQLESSRASTVISTLQVRSEAGGVQDKVALIMAQAAAELAANQQAWAKDLEASQIYADKKAAIEIDMHRRIAETRDAANQLALTSTSDAFGSIANVLKRADGEQSGIYQAMFAAQKAFAIASSIVAIQTGIAKAASQPFPENIAAMASVAAATASIISTISGTSYGGARQYGGPTQAGSLYRVNETGAPEMFTASNGNQFMLGGSSGNVTPADSIGGGGLVFAPTYHIDGTADKAAALAQMQRVAGESNKQMIEQLKRMKVLPQG